In Prunus dulcis chromosome 2, ALMONDv2, whole genome shotgun sequence, a single genomic region encodes these proteins:
- the LOC117618866 gene encoding uncharacterized protein LOC117618866, which translates to MRKFDPWPVFFKREWNRNWPFLVGFAITGTLITKFSLGLTEEDAKNSQFVQRHKK; encoded by the exons aTGCGAAAGTTCGATCCGTGGCCCGTCTTCTTCAAGCGTGAGTGGAACCGAAATTGGCCTTTCCTGGTCGGTTTCGCCATCACCGGTACTCTCATCACCAAGTTTTCTCTCGGTCTCACTG AGGAGGACGCCAAGAATTCTCAGTTCGTGCAGAGGCATAAGAA GTGA
- the LOC117620115 gene encoding methionine--tRNA ligase, chloroplastic/mitochondrial, with the protein MAAAAARINFFLNPINPLNSKATTHLRTRLHFQPSRRRPRATSFCTRASATPLHDEAAASDPFVLTTPLYYVNAPPHLGSAYTTIAADAIARFHRLLGKKVIFITGTDEHGEKIATAAAASASTPAQHCDIISQSYISLWKNLDIAYDKFIRTTDPKHEAIVKEFYSRVLSNGDIYRADYEGLYCINCEEYKDEKELLDNNCCSTHLKPCVARKEDNYFFALSKYQKSLEETLAKNPNFVQPSFRLNEVQSWIRGGLRDFSISRALVDWGIPVPNDSKQTIYVWFDALLGYISALSEDTEQPDLERAVSSGWPASLHLIGKDILRFHAVYWPAMLMSAGLGLPKMVFGHGFLTKDGMKMGKSLGNTIEPNDLVHKFGSDAVRYFFLREVEFGNDGDYSEDRFINIVNAHLANSIGNLLNRTLGLLKKNCQSTLVVDSSIAAEGITFKDTVEKLVEKARVQYGNLSLSSACEAVLEISNAGNLYMDERAPWSLFKQGGAASEAAAKDLVIILEAMRIIAVALSPVTPSLSWRIYGQLGYSKEQFDAATWSDTKWGGLKSGQVMAQPKPIFARIENPTEGQNAVEKPKKEVKKDKLPQAKRVVEA; encoded by the exons ATGGCGGCAGCCGCAGCGAGAATAAACTTCTTCTTAAACCCCATAAATCCCCTCAACTCCAAAGCCACCACCCATCTCAGGACCCGCCTCCACTTTCAGCCATCAAGAAGAAGACCCAGAGCTACGTCGTTTTGCACGCGTGCCTCCGCTACTCCTCTCCACGACGAAGCCGCCGCCAGTGACCCTTTTGTCCTCACCACTCCGCTTTATTACGTGAATGCCCCTCCTCATTTGGGCAGCGCTTACACTACCATCGCTGCCGATGCCATTGCTCGCTTTCATAGGCTGTTGGGTAAGAAGGTCATCTTCATCACTGGCACCGATGAGCATGGTGAAAAGATTGCCACTGCAGCTGCTGCTAGTGCCTCCACACCAGCTCAACACTGTGACATCATTTCACAGTCTTACATATCACTCTGGAAAAAC TTAGATATAGCTTATGACAAATTCATTCGAACAACTGATCCCAAGCATGAAGCAATTGTGAAGGAGTTTTACTCAAGGGTTCTTTCCAATGGAGACATTTACAGGGCTGACTATGAGGGACTTTATTGTATCAATTGTGAGGAGTATAAG GATGAGAAAGAACTGCTTGATAACAACTGTTGCTCTACGCACCTAAAGCCATGTGTTGCACGGAAAGAGGATAATTACTTCTTTGCATTGTCCAAGTATCAAAAGTCGTTGGAAGAAACTTTGgcaaaaaatccaaattttgtaCAGCCTTCATTCCGTCTTAATGAG GTTCAAAGTTGGATTAGAGGTGGCCTAAGAGACTTTTCCATTTCTCGAGCATTAGTGGATTGGGGCATCCCTGTTCCTAATGATAGCAAGCAAACAATATATGTTTGGTTTGATGCTTTACTGGG TTATATATCAGCACTATCTGAAGATACGGAGCAACCTGATTTGGAAAGAGCCGTTTCATCAGGGTGGCCTGCCTCGCTACACTTGATTGGCAAG GATATTTTACGTTTCCATGCAGTCTACTGGCCAGCTATGCTGATGTCTGCTGGACTAGGCCTTCCTAAGATGGTGTTTGGCCATGGATTCTTGACAAAG gaTGGCATGAAGATGGGGAAGTCGCTAGGCAATACAATTGAACCAAATGATTTGGTTCATAAATTCGGGTCAGATGCGGTCAGGTACTTCTTCCTCAGGGAGGTGGAATTTGGAAATGACGGGGACTATTCGGAAGATCGTTTCATCAATATTGTCAATGCTCATCTTGCCAATTCAATTG GAAATCTCCTTAACCGTACTCTGGGACTTCTTAAGAAGAACTGCCAATCAACTTTGGTGGTTGATTCAAGTATTGCAGCTGAAGGAATTACATTTAAGGACACTGTGGAGAAGTTG GTGGAAAAAGCTCGGGTTCAGTATGGAAACCTCTCGCTATCATCAGCTTGTGAGGCTGTGCTAGAGATCAGCAATGCTGGAAATTTATACATGGATGAGCGCGCACCATGGTCTCTCTTTAAGCAAGGGGGTGCTGCTTCTGAAGCTGCTGCAAAG GACCTTGTGATAATATTAGAAGCAATGAGGATTATAGCAGTTGCATTATCACCCGTCACGCCGAGCTTATCTTGGAGAATATACGGACAGCTTGGCTACTCAAAGGAACAGTTTGATGCTGCTACCTGG AGCGACACCAAGTGGGGTGGGCTAAAGAGTGGTCAGGTCATGGCGCAGCCTAAACCAATCTTTGCAAGGATTGAAAACCCAACAGAAGGGCAAAATGCGGTTGAAAAACCTAAAAAGGAAGTCAAGAAGGACAAGCTACCTCAAGCCAAACGGGTGGTGGAAGCTTAA
- the LOC117620116 gene encoding UDP-glucuronic acid decarboxylase 5-like, translating to MATNGDQQATPKPPPNPSPLRNAKFFQANMRILVTGGAGFIGSHLVDKLMENEKNEVIVADNYFTGSKDNLKKWIGHPRFELIRHDVTEPLLIEVDQIYHLACPASPIFYKYNPVKTIKTNVIGTLNMLGLAKRVGARILLTSTSEVYGDPLIHPQTESYWGNVNPIGVRSCYDEGKRVAETLMFDYHRQHGIEIRIARIFNTYGPRMNIDDGRVVSNFIAQAIRDDPLTVQAPGTQTRSFCYVSDMVDGLIRLMEGDNTGPINIGNPGEFTMIELAENVKELINPKVEIIMVENTPDDPRQRKPDITKAKELLGWEPKVKLRDGLPLMEDDVRTRLGVPKNK from the exons ATGGCTACAAATGGAGATCAACAAGCCACCCCAAAACCACCTCCAAACCCCTCTCCTTTAAGAAATGCCAAGTTCTTTCAG GCCAATATgagaattttggttactggAGGAGCTGGATTCATTGGCTCTCACCTAGTGGATAAATTgatggaaaatgaaaagaatgag gTTATTGTTGCGGATAATTACTTCACGGGCTCAAAGGACAACCTGAAGAAATGGATTGGTCATCCAAGATTTGAACTTATTCGTCATG ATGTCACAGAGCCTCTGCTAATTGAGGTTGACCAAATATACCATCTTGCCTGCCCTGCTTCTCCAATCTTCTACAAGTACAATCCTGTAAAG ACAATAAAGACAAATGTCATTGGTACATTGAACATGCTGGGACTTGCCAAGCGAGTTGGAGCAAG GATTTTGCTTACATCTACTTCGGAGGTGTATGGGGATCCTCTGATTCACCCCCAGACTGAGAGCTATTGGGGAAATGTGAATCCAATTG GAGTTAGGAGTTGCTATGATGAGGGAAAGCGAGTTGCTGAAACATTGATGTTTGATTATCACAGGCAGCATGGGATAG AGATAAGGATTGCCAGGATTTTCAACACTTATGGACCTCGCATGAATATTGATGATGGTCGTGTTGTCAGTAATTTCATAGCCCAAGCTATCCG TGATGATCCCTTGACTGTTCAAGCTCCTGGGACACAAACGCGGAGTTTCTGTTATGTGTCTGACATG GTTGATGGCCTTATTCGACTTATGGAAGGAGACAACACTGGACCGATCAACATTGGGAATCCAG GTGAATTTACAATGATCGAGCTTGCCGAGAATGTGAAGGAG CTCATCAATCCTAAGGTAGAGATTATAATGGTTGAAAACACACCGGATGATCCTCGCCAGAGGAAGCCTGACATCACAAAAGCAAAGGAGCTGCTGGGATGGGAACCAAAGGTTAAGTTGCGCGATGGTCTTCCCCTCATGGAGGATGATGTCCGCACAAGACTTGGTGTCCCCAAAAACAAGTGA
- the LOC117618869 gene encoding uncharacterized protein LOC117618869: MLWLVHKSVFKWANNSGHKLTFFGVSGRSEKVNKKAVSFPLHLRISVTFQSWVLPLTICSQLQVSSHFIFTKMIDDQGLGIVANLLGIFIFVLVIAYHYVTADPKYEGN, encoded by the exons ATGCTCTGGTTGGTGCATAAGTCCGTATTTAAATGGGCCAACAATTCGGGCCATAAGTTGactttttttggggtttcgGGTCGGAGCGAGAAGGTGAATAAAAAGGCGGTTTCTTTTCCGCTTCACCTACGTATCTCGGTTACATTTCAAAGTTGGGTCTTGCCATTGACGATCTGTTCGCAGCTTCAGGTGTCTTCGCATTTTATCTTCACGAAG ATGATTGACGATCAAGGCCTGGGGATTGTTGCCAACCTTCTTGGCATCTTCATATTTGTTCTGGTGATTGCTTATCATTATGTGACGGCAGACCCAAAATATGAGGGCAACTGA
- the LOC117619167 gene encoding CASP-like protein 4C1, which translates to MHSPPQQPHRNGETTPYPIPNHPFHSTVSLRKLRRFNYLILVFRIASFSFSLASFIFMLSTSRGPNSPRWYHFDAFRLVVGANAIVALYSLFEMVASVWEISRGATVFSEVLQVWFDFGHDQVFAYLLLSADSAGTALARVLKGRDTCTAWNAFCIQADVAIALGFIGFLFLGFSSLLSGFRVACFIIKGSRFHL; encoded by the exons ATGCACTCTCCTCCTCAGCAGCCTCACCGGAACGGCGAGACGACGCCGTACCCGATCCCCAACCATCCCTTCCACTCCACCGTCTCGCTACGGAAGCTCAGGCGCTTCAACTACCTCATCCTTGTCTTCCGAATCGCCTCCTTCAGCTTCTCTCTCGCTTCCTTCATCTTCATGCTCTCCACTTCTCGCGGCCCCAACTCCCCTCGCTGGTACCACTTCGACGCCTTCAG ATTGGTAGTGGGAGCGAATGCAATAGTGGCGCTCTACTCTCTCTTCGAAATGGTGGCTTCGGTTTGGGAAATCTCCAGAGGAGCCACTGTCTTCAGCGAGGTCTTACAGGTCTGGTTCGACTTCGGCCATGATCAG GTGTTCGCGTACTTGTTGCTGTCTGCGGATTCGGCGGGAACGGCGTTGGCGAGGGTTTTGAAAGGGAGGGACACGTGTACGGCCTGGAACGCGTTCTGCATACAGGCGGACGTGGCCATCGCCCTGGGCTTTATCGGGTTTCTGTTCCTGGGCTTTTCGTCTCTGCTCTCGGGTTTCCGGGTCGCCTGCTTCATTATCAAGGGCTCTCGTTTTCAtctttag
- the LOC117620176 gene encoding ubiquitin-conjugating enzyme E2 7, which translates to MATQPASQASLLLQKQLKDLCKHPVDGFSAGLVVEENIFEWSVTIIGPPDTLYEGGFFNAVMSFPEDYPNNPPTVRFTSEMWHPNVYPDGKVCISILHPPGDDPNGYELATERWNPVHTVESIVLSIISMLSSPNDESPANVEAAKEWRDNRDEFKKKVGRNVRKSQEML; encoded by the exons ATGGCTACGCAACCTGCGTCCCAAGCCAGTCTCCTCCTTCAGAAGCAACTCAAAG aTCTCTGCAAACACCCAGTGGATGGATTCTCAGCTGGTTTGGTCGTTGAAGAAAACATCTTTGAATGGAGCGTCACAATTATTGGCCCACCCGATACTCTCTA TGAGGGTGGTTTCTTTAATGCCGTCATGAGCTTCCCTGAGGATTACCCGAACAACCCTCCTACAGTACGGTTTACCTCAGAGATGTGGCACCCCAATG TTTACCCTGATGGGAAGGTTTGTATTTCAATTCTTCATCCCCCTGGTGACGATCCAAATGGTTACGAGCTTGCAACTGAGCGCTGGAATCCAGTCCATACG GTTGAGAGCATTGTTTTGAGTATAATATCAATGCTTTCAAGCCCTAATGATGAATCTCCTGCGAATGTTGAAGCTGCG AAAGAATGGAGAGACAACAGGGATGAGTTCAAGAAGAAAGTAGGCCGCAATGTCAGAAAGTCACAAGAAATGTTATAA